The Triticum aestivum cultivar Chinese Spring chromosome 3A, IWGSC CS RefSeq v2.1, whole genome shotgun sequence genome includes a region encoding these proteins:
- the LOC123056858 gene encoding uncharacterized protein, translating to MAKRMKVPPSEEFNVLTIGVFEDDSESLHFPEEDAPEVDQVHLRSGRQLADPHPPPRKEPRNKDVTKNETIDPPSKVSVKSPIPSPLPPPLLLSQVPTRHGEGAAHAGPPSAATAYGSPRRRAWKRCVHSGHHDSATWGHATAADFAPVPRMCRLVMANYAPPDLLVAPPLLLDPSNVVRHRTYADTGGRVTPYLVYLDHAHADFVLALRSLNLGHESDYALLLDNRLGKRRFDGGYVHNGLLRAAGWVLDRECDLLRDLLDRYPAYTLTFTGHSLGAVVAAMLTMVVVLNLDKLGKVERGRTRCYAMAPARCMSLNLAVRYADVINSVVLDYLFKLLLIGDSGVGRVIDEDYCGPMGVVLFNYSEADFTVKPRDRVIEIII from the exons ATGGCGAAGCGCATGAAGGTTCCGCCTAGTGAAGAATTCAACGTTCTCACTATAGGTGTGTTTGAGGATGATAGCGAGTCTCTTCACTTCCCTGAAGAAGATGCGCCAGAAGTGGATCAGGTCCACCTTAGATCAGGTCGCCAGTTAGCTGACCCACATCCTCCACCTAGAAAGGAGCCTAGGAACAAAGATGTAACCAAGAATGAGACAATTGACCCGCCTTCTAAGGTGTCGGTCAA ATCCCCAATCCCGTCTCcgctcccacctcctctcctcctctcccaagTCCCAACCCGCCATGGAGAGGGAGCCGCCCACGCAGGTCCCCCCAGCGCCGCCACCGCCTACGGCTCGCCCCGCCGCAGGGCGTGGAAGCGGTGCGTCCACTCCGGCCACCACGACAGCGCCACCTGGGgccacgccaccgccgccgactTCGCGCCCGTGCCCAGGATGTGCCGCCTCGTCATGGCCAACTACGCCCCGCCCGACCTCCTCGtcgcgcctcccctcctcctcgaCCCCTCAAACGTCGTGCGCCACCGCACCTACGCCGACACGGGGGGTCGGGTCACGCCCTACCTCGTCTACCTCGACCACGCGCATGCCGACTTCGTGCTCGCGCTGCGCAGCCTCAACCTCGGCCATGAGTCCGACTACGCGCTGCTCCTCGACAACCGCCTCGGCAAGCGCCGCTTCGACGGCGGCTACGTCCACAACGGCCTCCTCCGTGCCGCCGGCTGGGTGCTCGACAGGGAGTGCGACCTGCTCCGGGACCTCCTCGACCGGTACCCCGCCTACACGCTCACCTTCACAGGCCACTCCCTCGGCGCCGTAGTCGCCGCCATGCTCACCATGGTCGTCGTGCTCAACCTCGACAAGCTCGGCAAGGTCGAGAGGGGCCGCACCAGGTGCTACGCCATGGCCCCCGCCCGCTGTATGTCACTCAACCTCGCCGTTAGATACGCCGATGTCATCAACTCCGTCGTGCT TGATTACCTCTTCAAGCTATTGCTTATTGGAGACTCAGGTGTTGGCAG GGTGATCGACGAGGACTACTGCGGCCCGATGGGAGTCGTGCTCTTCAACTACTCGGAGGCAGACTTCACCGTGAAGCCCCGTGACCGTGTCATAGAGATTATCATCTAG